A portion of the Adhaeribacter radiodurans genome contains these proteins:
- the fabG gene encoding 3-oxoacyl-[acyl-carrier-protein] reductase: MKLLEGKTALITGASKGIGRAITQKFAEMGAQVAFTYLSSVEKGQALEQELATNGAKVKGYRSDASVFTEAEKLIESVVADFGRLDILINNAGITKDGLLMRMTEEQWDAVLNVNLKSVFNLTKAATKVMMRQKYGSIVNMTSVVGIKGNAGQANYAASKAGIIGFTKSVALELGSRNIRCNAIAPGFIETEMTGELGEAVVEEWKKAIPLKRGGSPEDVANCAVFLGSDQSAYITGQVLQVDGGLLT, encoded by the coding sequence ATGAAATTACTCGAAGGAAAAACAGCATTAATTACGGGCGCCTCCAAAGGTATTGGTCGCGCCATTACGCAAAAGTTTGCGGAGATGGGAGCCCAAGTGGCTTTCACGTATTTATCGAGCGTTGAAAAAGGCCAAGCTCTGGAGCAGGAATTAGCAACCAACGGAGCAAAAGTAAAAGGTTACCGCTCCGATGCTTCTGTTTTTACCGAAGCCGAAAAACTGATTGAAAGCGTAGTAGCCGACTTCGGCCGTTTAGATATTTTAATTAACAACGCCGGAATTACTAAAGATGGTTTGCTCATGCGCATGACCGAAGAACAATGGGATGCCGTACTGAACGTAAATCTAAAATCGGTATTTAACCTGACCAAAGCGGCCACCAAAGTAATGATGCGCCAAAAATATGGTTCTATCGTAAACATGACCTCAGTGGTAGGTATAAAAGGGAATGCGGGTCAGGCTAACTATGCTGCTTCTAAAGCCGGTATTATTGGGTTTACTAAATCGGTGGCTTTAGAGTTAGGTTCGCGCAACATCCGGTGTAATGCCATTGCTCCCGGTTTTATCGAAACCGAAATGACCGGTGAATTGGGCGAGGCTGTAGTAGAAGAATGGAAAAAAGCTATTCCGTTAAAACGTGGCGGTTCGCCCGAAGATGTAGCCAACTGTGCCGTATTTTTAGGTTCGGATCAATCGGCTTATATTACCGGCCAGGTTCTGCAGGTAGATGGCGGCCTTCTGACTTAG
- a CDS encoding putative quinol monooxygenase: MKFSIIVLLMLLLNIRVSAQKNDMIVRLSEIEINSNSLEEYNKILREEAEASVRLEPGVISIFPMYEKENPNQIRILEIYASKEAYESHLKTPHFQKYKTSTLNMVKSLKLIDMKAIDADTMKKIFSKLSN, encoded by the coding sequence ATGAAATTTTCTATAATTGTTTTATTAATGCTATTGTTAAACATCCGTGTCTCCGCTCAGAAAAATGACATGATTGTTCGTTTATCCGAAATAGAAATTAATTCGAATTCCCTGGAAGAATATAATAAAATTCTCCGGGAAGAAGCAGAAGCCTCCGTGCGCTTAGAACCGGGAGTTATTTCTATTTTTCCCATGTATGAGAAGGAAAATCCGAACCAAATTAGAATTTTAGAAATATACGCCAGCAAAGAAGCTTACGAGTCGCATTTAAAAACGCCTCATTTTCAGAAATATAAGACCAGCACGCTCAATATGGTAAAATCGCTTAAGCTGATTGATATGAAGGCAATAGATGCGGACACGATGAAAAAAATATTTTCTAAATTAAGCAATTAA
- a CDS encoding VWA domain-containing protein, whose product MNQFKLSLTYSPWLIVACLALGAAYAWLLYSKTATWPKSINYTLAALRFLVVSFLAFLLLGPFVRAITNTTQKPTLVLAIDNSESVKLFTQPALLNSLLDRLDKLKASLTDKDLQVTVRTLNRGTKISGNLESINFNQPATNLDQMLAGVQEEYENRNLAGVVLLSDGIINQGKSPAFSDYNFRLFPVAVGDTIPKKDLSIPALSYNKVAYSGNRFPIIAEINNQGFSGQTATVVLRENNKILERKTVKLTNKPISSVEFAVTAVQPGKKHYEVLLESKPGEFTKINNLKHAYLDIVKGKLKILLAAATPHPDIKAIKSAIETNENFETELFIPGVFPLNASTKYDLVILHQLPSRLGTGNEVLTLIKQKKIPAFYIIGAQSDLASFNRQNAGLEITRKSNQVDEVVPVFNVSFTKFKIDASAPERLSKYPPAEAPFADIKLAPNAEIILSQQIGKLKTSRPLLIAQVSGEARSATLLADGSWQWRLTEAANYEKPDVFDKIMVSTAQLLTSATDKKRLNVYPVQDEYLVHDDIRFEAETYNSIYEKIYGQKVTLRLTDEKNKNRSFSFVNGEGFSGLNIGNLPGGVYKYEASAVLDNRLYRDKGEFVVQDIQLEAVSSLANLNLLHQAAQKTDSRVYYANQIDQLEKDILEADFKNVIYSSENIQELINLKWLFFLILGLVSVEWLIRKYNGAI is encoded by the coding sequence TTGAATCAATTTAAGCTCTCTCTTACCTACTCCCCTTGGCTAATTGTGGCTTGCCTGGCCTTGGGAGCAGCTTATGCCTGGTTGTTGTATTCTAAAACGGCAACCTGGCCTAAATCCATTAATTACACTTTGGCAGCACTCCGCTTTTTAGTAGTGTCGTTTCTGGCTTTTTTGCTGTTGGGGCCATTCGTGCGGGCTATTACCAATACCACCCAAAAACCAACCTTGGTACTGGCCATTGATAATTCAGAATCGGTAAAATTATTTACTCAACCGGCTTTACTTAACTCGCTCCTCGACCGGTTAGATAAATTAAAAGCTTCGCTAACTGATAAAGATTTGCAGGTAACCGTACGGACCTTAAATCGCGGAACAAAAATCAGCGGCAACCTGGAGAGCATTAACTTTAACCAGCCGGCCACCAATCTCGACCAAATGCTGGCCGGGGTTCAAGAAGAATACGAGAACCGCAATCTGGCGGGTGTAGTGTTGCTTTCTGATGGCATTATTAACCAAGGCAAATCACCGGCATTCTCCGATTATAATTTTCGGCTTTTTCCGGTAGCGGTAGGCGATACTATTCCGAAGAAGGATTTAAGTATACCGGCATTGTCTTATAATAAAGTAGCCTACAGCGGCAACCGTTTCCCGATTATTGCTGAAATTAATAATCAGGGCTTCTCCGGGCAAACTGCTACGGTAGTGCTGCGCGAAAACAATAAAATACTGGAACGGAAAACAGTTAAATTAACTAACAAACCAATAAGCAGCGTCGAATTTGCCGTTACGGCGGTACAACCGGGTAAAAAACACTACGAAGTTTTGCTCGAATCTAAGCCGGGAGAATTTACGAAAATCAACAACCTGAAACATGCTTACCTCGATATTGTAAAAGGAAAATTAAAAATTTTACTGGCCGCTGCCACGCCGCATCCCGATATTAAAGCTATAAAAAGCGCTATTGAAACAAACGAAAACTTTGAAACGGAGCTCTTTATTCCGGGTGTTTTTCCTTTGAATGCCTCCACTAAATATGATTTAGTTATTTTGCACCAGTTACCTTCCCGACTCGGAACGGGCAATGAGGTTTTAACACTGATTAAACAAAAGAAAATACCGGCCTTTTACATTATTGGAGCGCAAAGCGACCTGGCTAGCTTTAACCGCCAAAATGCCGGTCTGGAAATTACCCGTAAGAGTAACCAGGTGGACGAAGTAGTGCCCGTTTTTAACGTAAGTTTTACTAAATTTAAGATAGATGCTTCGGCGCCGGAACGCTTATCGAAATACCCGCCGGCCGAGGCTCCCTTTGCCGATATAAAACTGGCACCAAATGCCGAAATTATCTTATCGCAGCAGATTGGTAAATTAAAAACATCGCGACCCTTGTTAATTGCCCAGGTTTCCGGCGAAGCCCGTTCGGCTACCCTGCTTGCGGATGGTTCCTGGCAATGGCGACTCACGGAAGCGGCTAATTACGAAAAGCCCGATGTGTTCGATAAAATTATGGTAAGTACTGCCCAGTTACTTACTTCGGCCACCGATAAAAAACGACTGAATGTGTACCCAGTGCAAGACGAGTACCTGGTGCACGATGATATTCGGTTTGAAGCAGAAACGTATAATTCTATTTACGAAAAAATTTACGGGCAAAAAGTTACTTTGCGTTTAACCGACGAAAAAAATAAAAATCGCTCCTTTTCTTTTGTAAACGGCGAAGGGTTTTCGGGTTTAAACATTGGCAACTTGCCCGGTGGTGTGTACAAGTACGAAGCCTCGGCCGTATTAGACAACCGTCTTTACCGGGATAAAGGCGAGTTTGTAGTGCAGGACATTCAGTTAGAAGCGGTATCGTCACTGGCAAATTTAAACTTACTGCACCAGGCCGCGCAAAAAACCGATTCACGGGTATATTATGCTAATCAGATTGATCAGTTAGAAAAAGATATTCTCGAAGCCGATTTCAAAAACGTTATTTATTCTTCCGAAAACATTCAGGAATTAATTAACCTGAAATGGCTATTCTTCCTTATTCTGGGTTTGGTTAGCGTGGAGTGGCTTATCCGTAAATACAACGGCGCGATCTAA
- a CDS encoding ABC transporter ATP-binding protein, which translates to MISLRNIEKYYSSGFSRAYVLRHINLEVQEGEFISIMGPSGSGKSTLLNIIGLLEQPSDGEYYFLDRPVHKIKDSEKSELHKNFIGFVFQSYHLIDELTVYENIETPLLYKNMKSSERKSLVADILDRFQIVGKKDLFPHQLSGGQQQLVGIARAVVGSPKLILADEPTGNLNSRQGEEIMDLFQRLNQDGTTIIQVTHSEKNATYGTRTLHLLDGKIERSE; encoded by the coding sequence ATGATTTCGTTACGAAACATTGAAAAATATTACTCTTCCGGTTTTTCGCGGGCTTACGTGCTTCGCCACATTAATTTAGAAGTACAAGAAGGCGAATTCATTTCCATTATGGGACCATCTGGTTCGGGCAAATCTACGCTGCTTAATATTATTGGTTTGCTGGAACAACCTTCCGACGGTGAATATTACTTCCTGGACCGGCCGGTTCATAAAATAAAAGATTCTGAGAAAAGTGAGCTGCATAAAAATTTTATAGGGTTTGTTTTCCAGAGTTATCATTTAATTGATGAACTCACCGTGTACGAAAACATTGAAACTCCGCTGCTCTACAAGAACATGAAATCATCCGAACGCAAATCGTTGGTGGCTGACATTCTGGATCGCTTTCAGATTGTAGGTAAAAAAGATTTGTTTCCGCACCAATTATCCGGTGGACAGCAGCAGTTGGTAGGCATTGCCCGAGCCGTAGTGGGTTCGCCTAAGTTAATTTTAGCCGATGAACCTACCGGTAATTTAAACTCCCGGCAAGGCGAAGAAATTATGGACCTTTTTCAACGGTTAAATCAGGATGGCACCACCATTATTCAGGTTACCCACTCCGAGAAAAACGCCACGTACGGTACCCGCACCTTACATTTGCTTGATGGCAAAATTGAAAGAAGCGAATAA
- the pnuC gene encoding nicotinamide riboside transporter PnuC, with protein MTLYEIIGTVTGVAGVWLAARENIWTWPVGMVSTLMLIYVCFDARLYADVGLNIFYFITSAYGWYAWLHPDPDSVQTEIPVTRTQPLQWLWLSVFSVVFTLGLGFFLTHFTNADLSYTDSATTGVSLAAYWMMARKKLENWLVWLVVDSAYVGIYLYKELYMLAGLYFVFLILATDGYIKWRRAIRVTQPA; from the coding sequence ATGACACTTTACGAAATTATAGGTACCGTAACTGGTGTGGCCGGAGTATGGTTGGCCGCTCGCGAAAACATCTGGACGTGGCCCGTTGGAATGGTAAGTACCCTAATGTTGATTTATGTTTGCTTCGATGCCCGCTTATACGCCGATGTTGGTTTAAATATTTTTTATTTTATTACGAGTGCCTACGGTTGGTATGCCTGGCTGCACCCGGACCCGGATAGCGTACAAACGGAAATACCGGTAACCCGTACCCAGCCGTTGCAATGGCTCTGGCTAAGTGTTTTTTCGGTGGTATTTACCTTAGGATTGGGCTTTTTTCTAACGCATTTTACCAATGCCGACTTATCTTATACCGATTCGGCCACTACCGGGGTGAGTCTGGCAGCTTATTGGATGATGGCCCGTAAAAAACTTGAGAACTGGCTTGTGTGGCTAGTCGTGGACTCCGCGTATGTAGGTATTTACCTGTACAAAGAACTTTATATGCTGGCCGGCCTTTACTTTGTCTTCTTAATTCTGGCGACCGATGGTTATATAAAATGGCGGCGGGCCATTCGGGTGACCCAGCCCGCCTGA
- a CDS encoding nucleoside recognition domain-containing protein produces MVLNYLWIAFFLIAFAIALFKLIFFQDTEIFAALVTSMFDMAKTGFEISLGLTGVMTLFLGLMKIGENAGIISVFARLVGPFFNRLFPELPKNHPVFGSILMNFSATMLGLDNAATPMGLKAMKELQELNPVKDTASNPQIMFLVLNTAGLTIIPISVMVFRAQMGAKDPSDIFLPALITTFLGALVGLIIVAIYQRINLLDRVIFAYLGTISILLGGLIYYFSTISQEQISVISRVASNFILFSIFVAFIGLALIKRINVYDAFIEGAKEGFQVAISIIPYLVAILVAIGVFRASGALEMLVSAIAWVFAQLGFNTEFVPALPVAFMKPLSGSGARGLMLDVMKTYGADSFVGRVACTIQGGTETTFYILAVYFGSVGIRKTRYAATCGLIADLAGVIIAILMSYLFFH; encoded by the coding sequence ATGGTTTTAAATTACCTTTGGATTGCTTTTTTCCTGATTGCATTTGCTATTGCCCTCTTTAAATTAATTTTTTTCCAGGATACCGAGATTTTTGCCGCCTTAGTAACCAGTATGTTCGACATGGCAAAAACGGGCTTCGAGATTTCTTTGGGATTAACTGGAGTAATGACCTTGTTTTTAGGTTTAATGAAGATAGGCGAAAATGCAGGTATTATCTCGGTATTTGCCCGTTTAGTTGGGCCTTTCTTTAACCGCTTGTTTCCGGAATTACCTAAAAACCATCCGGTATTTGGTTCTATTCTCATGAATTTTTCCGCCACTATGCTCGGGTTAGATAATGCCGCCACGCCCATGGGCTTAAAAGCTATGAAAGAATTACAGGAATTAAATCCCGTGAAAGATACGGCCAGCAATCCGCAGATTATGTTTCTGGTTTTAAATACGGCCGGTCTCACCATTATTCCCATTAGCGTTATGGTATTCCGGGCGCAAATGGGCGCGAAAGACCCCTCGGATATTTTTTTGCCGGCGCTAATTACTACTTTTCTAGGGGCCTTGGTTGGGTTAATAATAGTAGCAATTTACCAACGCATTAATTTGTTAGACCGGGTGATTTTCGCTTATCTGGGTACTATTAGCATTCTTTTAGGCGGCCTGATTTATTACTTCTCTACTATTTCGCAGGAACAAATTTCCGTTATTTCCCGGGTAGCCAGTAATTTTATTTTGTTCAGCATTTTTGTAGCATTTATTGGATTAGCCCTGATTAAAAGAATTAACGTGTACGATGCCTTTATTGAAGGCGCGAAAGAAGGTTTTCAGGTAGCCATTAGTATTATTCCTTACCTGGTAGCTATTTTGGTAGCCATTGGCGTTTTTCGGGCCTCGGGCGCTCTGGAAATGCTGGTGAGCGCCATTGCCTGGGTTTTTGCGCAGTTAGGTTTTAATACTGAATTTGTACCGGCTTTACCCGTCGCTTTCATGAAACCATTAAGCGGTAGCGGGGCTCGGGGTCTGATGCTGGACGTAATGAAAACCTACGGAGCTGATTCGTTTGTAGGGCGAGTGGCTTGTACCATTCAGGGTGGTACCGAAACCACTTTTTATATTCTGGCCGTTTACTTTGGGTCGGTAGGTATTCGCAAAACCCGTTATGCTGCTACTTGCGGGCTAATTGCCGATTTAGCCGGGGTAATTATAGCTATTTTAATGAGTTATTTATTTTTCCATTAA
- a CDS encoding D-alanyl-D-alanine carboxypeptidase/D-alanyl-D-alanine-endopeptidase, giving the protein MILRLPPFKNPFSKFYYQPLTLNCIFLLYFLACSCQTSKPTTTPTPTPTTAALPPKFTYKQLQTQLEQSPVFAQNFTGFALYDLDSSKMVIAHNADKYFTPASNTKILTFYAGLKILKDSIPAFRYTIQHDSLVFWGTGDPTLLHPDLLNQRAWQFLKNRPEKLFFSASNFATIPLGPGWAWDDYNDYYSTERSPLPVYGNIVRFTGKPGTTKALVNPRYFKAQVKTDLNFNASNKLVGREYDTNKFTFYPKNIKKKFEVDVPFKQTPELTIKLLSDTLQRPVKLVKKRMLRPTQTFYANPVDSLYKRMMVESDNMFAEHLLLLCAATVFDSLNTTLIINHVKKSYLSDLPDLPNWVDGSGLSRFNLITPRDLVVVWQKIYQEVPRNRLFSLLPVGGKSGTLKDNYKADVPFVFGKTGSLSNNYSQSGFIITKSGKTYIFAFMNNNFTKPTAEIRQEMERLVTAIHLNF; this is encoded by the coding sequence ATGATCTTACGTTTACCTCCATTCAAGAATCCATTTAGTAAATTCTATTACCAGCCATTAACCTTAAATTGTATTTTTTTACTTTATTTTCTGGCCTGTTCTTGTCAAACATCAAAACCAACAACTACTCCTACCCCAACACCAACAACTGCGGCTTTACCACCAAAATTTACTTATAAACAGCTACAAACGCAATTAGAACAATCGCCGGTATTTGCCCAAAACTTTACCGGTTTTGCCTTGTACGATCTAGATTCCAGTAAAATGGTAATAGCGCATAACGCCGACAAGTATTTTACCCCGGCCTCTAACACTAAAATTTTAACTTTTTACGCGGGCCTTAAAATATTAAAGGATTCTATTCCGGCTTTCCGGTATACCATTCAGCACGATTCGTTGGTTTTCTGGGGCACTGGTGACCCTACTTTGCTGCATCCGGATTTACTAAATCAGCGAGCCTGGCAATTTTTGAAAAACCGGCCCGAAAAATTATTTTTCTCCGCTTCAAATTTTGCCACTATTCCCCTCGGACCTGGTTGGGCCTGGGATGATTACAATGATTATTACTCCACCGAACGTTCTCCGCTACCGGTCTACGGCAACATTGTCCGGTTTACCGGTAAGCCAGGCACAACCAAAGCCTTGGTAAATCCGCGGTATTTTAAAGCGCAGGTAAAAACTGATTTAAATTTTAATGCCTCTAACAAGCTGGTAGGGCGGGAATACGACACGAATAAATTTACCTTTTACCCGAAAAACATTAAAAAAAAATTTGAGGTAGATGTTCCCTTTAAGCAAACGCCGGAGCTTACTATTAAACTACTGAGCGATACACTCCAGCGCCCCGTGAAACTGGTAAAAAAACGTATGCTTCGGCCAACCCAAACTTTTTACGCGAATCCGGTTGATTCTTTGTATAAGCGCATGATGGTAGAAAGCGACAATATGTTTGCCGAGCATTTATTATTGCTGTGCGCCGCTACCGTCTTCGATTCCCTCAATACTACTTTAATTATTAACCACGTAAAGAAATCGTATCTCTCCGATTTACCCGATTTACCTAATTGGGTAGATGGTTCCGGTTTGTCGAGGTTTAACTTAATTACGCCGCGCGACCTGGTGGTCGTTTGGCAAAAGATTTACCAGGAAGTTCCCCGTAATCGCTTATTTTCTTTGTTGCCGGTAGGAGGTAAAAGTGGAACCCTCAAAGACAATTATAAAGCCGATGTTCCTTTTGTATTTGGTAAAACAGGTTCGCTAAGTAATAATTACAGCCAAAGTGGTTTTATTATTACTAAAAGCGGCAAAACCTACATCTTCGCCTTCATGAACAATAATTTTACGAAACCTACAGCCGAAATACGTCAGGAAATGGAACGCTTAGTTACGGCCATCCACCTGAATTTTTAA
- a CDS encoding aminotransferase class I/II-fold pyridoxal phosphate-dependent enzyme has translation METPLLTSQLPGRTLVTETATYLYCSGTSYLGMARNEEFQAILQACFATYGTNYSSSRLSNVQLKIFSETEAYLSTWTGAEAALVVSSGLIAGQLIVKTFADTGTFIYGPRTHPALWRTPIDCYQGDYTNWAKEVPEKVRTATSKEVVILTNSLDALWVQTYSFDWITKLPGDKKITIIIDDSHGFGLTGKNGAGVYTQLPELPAHVQVAVISSFGKALGIPGGVILGNVSLIENLKKSAFFGGGSPPVPAYLAAFLQAENIYQQAREKLQENITQFTNNVQQPALFQSFTRYPVFYTRQNSLYAWLLEQQILISHFAYPTPADPPITRIILNSLHTKADIEVLTHQVNAFCASANISY, from the coding sequence TTGGAAACGCCGTTACTTACTTCCCAATTGCCTGGTCGTACCCTGGTTACTGAAACGGCCACCTATTTGTATTGTAGCGGTACTTCTTATCTGGGAATGGCTCGTAACGAAGAATTTCAGGCTATTTTACAAGCGTGTTTTGCCACGTACGGCACCAATTATTCGAGTTCCCGACTATCAAATGTACAATTAAAAATTTTTTCCGAAACCGAAGCGTATTTAAGTACCTGGACCGGCGCTGAAGCAGCCTTAGTCGTTTCGTCGGGTTTAATAGCAGGACAATTAATAGTAAAAACTTTTGCCGATACTGGCACTTTTATTTACGGCCCACGAACGCACCCGGCTTTATGGCGCACCCCTATCGATTGCTACCAAGGCGATTATACTAATTGGGCGAAGGAAGTACCCGAAAAAGTACGAACTGCTACCAGTAAAGAAGTAGTTATTCTTACTAATTCTTTAGATGCTTTATGGGTTCAGACTTATTCATTTGATTGGATTACAAAGCTCCCAGGAGATAAGAAAATTACCATTATTATAGACGATTCGCACGGCTTTGGCTTAACCGGGAAAAACGGAGCCGGGGTATATACGCAATTGCCAGAACTGCCCGCTCATGTGCAGGTGGCAGTAATTAGTTCTTTCGGGAAAGCTTTGGGCATTCCGGGTGGGGTAATTTTAGGTAATGTTTCTCTGATAGAAAATCTGAAAAAGTCCGCATTTTTTGGGGGAGGTTCACCGCCTGTACCAGCTTACTTAGCCGCTTTTCTACAAGCCGAGAATATATACCAACAAGCCCGGGAAAAATTGCAGGAGAACATTACCCAATTTACTAATAATGTACAACAACCCGCTCTATTTCAGTCGTTCACTCGTTATCCTGTTTTCTATACCCGCCAAAATAGTTTGTATGCCTGGTTGTTAGAGCAACAAATCTTAATCTCTCATTTCGCTTATCCAACCCCCGCCGATCCGCCTATTACCCGTATCATACTAAACAGTTTGCACACTAAAGCGGATATAGAAGTGCTTACCCACCAGGTGAATGCTTTTTGTGCTTCTGCCAATATCTCTTATTAA
- a CDS encoding GNAT family protein gives MFKNFNKVPEQPVCFECISDSRILRADSAWWNLYYDTFPPEEQEPLQAILDSLDQGVGLAFRVSTKEKTIGLATVHLLTSPSAVFLVYLAIDPEQRSRQIGSHFFDYIYQTGAAKLKEKGYRSVGFVWEITAQNGENTNEAKTLLRKINFFEQNGGAVLPYKYFQPPINGDVAVPMHVMFRPGDEGVTSEAINPAALIQAIYYEKYAAINYINPELIEELLGVISA, from the coding sequence ATGTTTAAGAATTTTAATAAAGTACCGGAACAACCTGTTTGTTTTGAGTGTATTTCAGATTCTCGGATATTACGTGCTGATAGTGCCTGGTGGAACCTATACTACGATACTTTTCCCCCGGAAGAACAGGAACCCCTACAAGCTATTTTAGACAGCCTGGATCAGGGCGTTGGTTTAGCTTTCCGCGTTTCTACTAAAGAAAAAACCATTGGCCTGGCTACCGTCCATTTACTTACTAGTCCTTCGGCAGTATTTTTAGTTTACCTGGCTATTGACCCGGAGCAACGCAGCAGACAAATTGGCTCGCACTTTTTCGATTACATTTACCAGACGGGAGCCGCTAAACTAAAGGAAAAAGGTTACCGTTCGGTTGGTTTTGTTTGGGAAATAACCGCTCAAAACGGCGAAAACACCAACGAAGCAAAAACTTTATTGAGAAAAATAAACTTTTTTGAGCAAAACGGCGGCGCGGTACTGCCTTATAAGTATTTTCAACCGCCCATTAATGGCGATGTAGCTGTTCCTATGCACGTTATGTTCCGCCCCGGCGACGAAGGAGTAACCTCAGAAGCTATTAATCCCGCTGCTCTTATTCAAGCCATTTACTACGAAAAATACGCGGCAATTAATTATATTAATCCAGAGCTGATTGAAGAGTTGTTGGGGGTAATTTCGGCTTAA
- a CDS encoding TIGR03915 family putative DNA repair protein, whose product MPLYHYSYDGTFEGLLSVIFEVYERKAWPGKIMNEQQVQPSLFVTHIPVITNEEKAERVWQGLLRKISANAGVQLYKVFLSELPDMEMVIYQYIKLAFDSLVNIEENFAADCVRVVAQINKQIFREAHRMEAFVRFQKTGDNLFYAGIEPDFNVIPLLQKHFAQRYADQRWLIYDLKRRYGIYYNLDRVEYVQLEQMPINRSGQLNTALLDEDETAYQELWQTYFNSVNIPERKNKKLHLRHIPVRYWKYLAEKQPVYSKNKA is encoded by the coding sequence ATGCCCCTATATCATTACTCCTACGACGGAACGTTCGAAGGTTTGCTGAGTGTAATTTTTGAAGTATACGAGCGCAAAGCCTGGCCTGGTAAGATTATGAACGAACAGCAGGTGCAGCCTAGTTTATTTGTTACCCACATTCCGGTAATTACCAATGAGGAAAAAGCCGAACGGGTGTGGCAGGGTTTGCTCCGGAAAATATCGGCAAATGCGGGTGTGCAGTTATACAAAGTTTTTCTATCCGAACTACCAGATATGGAAATGGTTATTTACCAATACATAAAACTGGCATTTGATAGTTTAGTAAATATAGAAGAAAATTTTGCGGCTGATTGCGTTCGCGTAGTGGCGCAAATTAACAAGCAAATATTTCGGGAAGCTCACCGCATGGAAGCCTTTGTCCGTTTTCAGAAAACCGGGGATAATTTGTTTTACGCGGGCATTGAACCAGATTTTAACGTAATACCTTTACTTCAAAAACATTTTGCGCAAAGGTACGCCGACCAGCGTTGGCTGATTTACGACCTGAAACGCCGTTACGGCATTTATTATAATCTGGATCGGGTAGAGTATGTACAATTAGAGCAAATGCCAATTAACCGGAGCGGCCAACTAAACACTGCTTTGTTAGACGAGGATGAAACTGCTTATCAGGAATTATGGCAGACGTATTTTAACAGCGTCAACATTCCGGAAAGAAAAAATAAAAAGCTGCACCTCCGGCATATACCCGTGCGCTATTGGAAGTATTTGGCAGAAAAGCAACCGGTCTATTCTAAAAATAAAGCTTAA